In Maridesulfovibrio frigidus DSM 17176, a genomic segment contains:
- a CDS encoding relaxase/mobilization nuclease domain-containing protein has translation MKVFAHGQGDGAKAVNYEIDPKRKGREESPPEVLRGDPEIVRKVIGSTDRKWKYTSGVLSWAPEDKVSPETEKKIMEDFEKTAFAGMEPDQYSVLWVRHSHAGHHEMHFIIPRTELTQDKAMNACPPGWQKQYDVWRDLWNERMEWARPDDPKRARVAQPGKEIQFDSKNKRAELKQQITDYLAQGISKGVYQNRDDLIEGMEKAGFSIPRKGKKYITLESSQDGQRIRMKGGIYAASWRADKQIERAGELTVAGNGGSRADRISRLERELEEVRRSRAEYNQKRYGRTTAKAEKEAVRNFGLSLEAKFTGKFPIRFAASHSVGLHNRILRLENKRESRRISENQHTNSKPEEEYKQIYSMEDQRLPDRETKISGLPQG, from the coding sequence ATGAAGGTTTTCGCCCATGGTCAGGGAGATGGAGCCAAGGCTGTTAATTACGAGATTGACCCGAAACGGAAGGGGCGTGAAGAATCGCCACCTGAAGTTTTGAGAGGAGATCCCGAGATAGTCCGAAAGGTGATCGGCTCAACGGATCGTAAATGGAAGTATACTTCCGGCGTCCTTTCATGGGCTCCAGAAGATAAGGTTTCGCCCGAAACTGAAAAGAAGATCATGGAAGATTTTGAGAAAACAGCTTTCGCAGGCATGGAACCTGATCAATATTCAGTCTTGTGGGTTCGGCATAGTCATGCAGGGCATCATGAAATGCATTTCATAATCCCACGTACGGAATTGACTCAAGATAAGGCCATGAATGCATGTCCACCGGGTTGGCAGAAACAATATGATGTCTGGCGGGATTTATGGAACGAGCGGATGGAGTGGGCAAGACCGGATGATCCGAAGCGGGCGCGGGTTGCTCAGCCGGGGAAGGAAATTCAGTTTGACAGCAAAAACAAACGGGCAGAGCTGAAGCAACAAATTACGGATTATCTGGCTCAGGGAATTTCTAAGGGCGTTTATCAAAACAGGGATGATTTAATTGAAGGTATGGAAAAAGCAGGTTTTTCCATTCCACGTAAGGGCAAAAAATATATCACACTGGAGTCGTCTCAGGATGGCCAACGAATAAGGATGAAAGGAGGAATCTATGCAGCATCTTGGAGAGCTGACAAGCAAATTGAAAGAGCAGGTGAACTCACAGTCGCAGGAAATGGAGGAAGCCGTGCAGACCGTATTTCACGACTTGAGCGAGAGCTTGAGGAAGTACGCCGCAGCCGAGCTGAATACAATCAAAAACGATATGGACGAACAACTGCAAAAGCTGAGAAAGAGGCAGTCCGCAATTTCGGCTTATCATTGGAGGCAAAATTTACTGGCAAATTTCCTATCCGCTTTGCTGCTAGTCATAGTGTCGGTCTCCATAACAGGATTCTACGGTTGGAGAATAAACGAGAATCACGAAGAATTAGCGAGAATCAACACACAAATAGCAAGCCAGAAGAAGAATATAAGCAGATTTACAGCATGGAAGATCAACGCCTACCAGACCGAGAAACAAAAATATCTGGTCTTCCCCAAGGGTGA
- a CDS encoding plasmid mobilization protein, with product MNNAKKTKHLSLRVSPQDKKTILALADECGMSLADFVRVRLGQTRVRRTKIEREKLLHLACIGNNLNQLARWANTYKSSADSLLIISELTEIERELK from the coding sequence ATGAATAATGCCAAAAAAACAAAACACCTCTCGTTGCGAGTGAGTCCACAAGACAAAAAAACCATTCTTGCACTAGCCGATGAATGCGGCATGAGTCTCGCTGATTTTGTGCGAGTTCGCCTCGGGCAAACCAGAGTGCGTCGCACCAAAATAGAAAGAGAAAAGCTGCTTCATCTTGCCTGTATTGGTAACAATCTGAATCAGCTCGCCCGCTGGGCAAATACATATAAGAGCAGTGCCGATTCACTTTTAATTATTTCCGAGCTGACTGAAATTGAGCGAGAACTGAAATAG
- a CDS encoding DUF3987 domain-containing protein — protein MVYARLDRVEIFNGFANRFLWLCVRRTKLIPFPEPLNVSMVKQFQDKLISLLKLSKSRSQMDFSPEAKKEWGDIYPFLAKERADLLGSVLNRSEAYVRRIALIYALLDGCESVELSHLRAALSLWDFCEQSAQFIFADMETDSTCQKILEALEESGGSLDTSGLYKFFGNHISKKKMTVALNNLLASKNIWLDEMKPEGGGGLRNTYE, from the coding sequence TTGGTTTACGCTCGTCTTGACCGAGTCGAGATATTTAACGGCTTTGCAAACCGCTTTTTATGGCTCTGCGTTCGCAGAACAAAGCTAATTCCATTCCCCGAGCCGCTCAACGTTTCGATGGTGAAACAATTTCAAGATAAACTGATCTCCCTTCTAAAATTATCAAAGTCACGTTCTCAGATGGATTTCAGTCCTGAAGCAAAAAAAGAGTGGGGAGACATCTATCCATTCCTTGCAAAAGAACGGGCAGATCTTCTTGGCTCAGTCCTTAATAGATCAGAAGCGTATGTCAGGCGCATAGCTTTAATTTATGCCCTGCTTGATGGATGTGAGAGTGTTGAACTTTCTCATCTAAGGGCTGCGCTTTCGCTTTGGGATTTTTGCGAACAGTCTGCGCAGTTTATTTTTGCGGACATGGAAACAGATTCGACATGTCAGAAAATTTTAGAAGCTTTGGAGGAGTCGGGCGGAAGTTTGGACACTTCGGGGCTGTATAAGTTTTTCGGAAATCACATCTCGAAAAAGAAAATGACTGTTGCCCTGAACAACCTCCTTGCTAGCAAAAATATATGGCTTGATGAGATGAAGCCTGAAGGTGGCGGAGGGTTACGAAATACATATGAATAA
- a CDS encoding GlcG/HbpS family heme-binding protein — MRKFVVSTLLVLSFTVLFALPVIADAPVKTLPGNITLAQSQKILAAGIKKAEEIKVPMNIAIVDAGGNLKAFYRQEDAFIGSIDISIKKAVTARYFNMSTRTLGSVSQVGKSLYGIEVSNDGLILFAGGIPLVDKNNVIIGAIGVSGGSVDEDESVAIAGAAVIK; from the coding sequence ATGCGCAAATTCGTAGTTTCTACACTTCTCGTTCTTTCTTTCACAGTTCTGTTTGCCCTTCCAGTCATTGCAGATGCCCCTGTTAAAACACTGCCAGGCAATATAACCCTAGCACAGTCTCAGAAGATTCTGGCAGCTGGAATCAAGAAAGCCGAAGAAATTAAAGTGCCTATGAATATCGCCATTGTTGATGCTGGCGGTAACCTCAAAGCTTTCTACCGACAGGAAGACGCCTTCATCGGCAGCATTGATATCTCCATTAAAAAAGCTGTCACTGCCCGCTACTTTAATATGTCTACCCGAACCCTCGGTTCCGTTTCCCAAGTAGGCAAATCTCTCTACGGTATTGAAGTCAGTAATGATGGTTTGATTCTCTTTGCTGGCGGTATACCATTGGTGGATAAGAACAATGTCATCATAGGCGCAATCGGAGTCAGCGGTGGTAGTGTGGATGAAGACGAATCTGTGGCGATAGCAGGAGCTGCAGTTATCAAATAG
- a CDS encoding YaaA family protein produces the protein MKTIILIPPSEGKADGGKNHPLQSVSSIAADLIEAIKEADPKKLYGLKEKALEKAITVNKELLSSKTMPAIERYTGVVYDAIDYQTLKNKSDFDKKVVIVSGLFGLVRPINLIPNYRLKIDKLKAAKLWVTSNSEQLKDKFVIDLLPQAHKKAVKYDNGIEVEFVLKKAGKKMPAGHQGKHIKGRFVRWLIEKNITDPKHFNDFNEEGYKWTGEIFLKEV, from the coding sequence ATGAAAACTATTATCTTAATTCCACCATCTGAGGGTAAGGCTGATGGTGGAAAGAATCATCCTCTACAGTCTGTATCGAGTATTGCTGCGGACTTAATTGAAGCGATTAAAGAAGCTGATCCTAAAAAGCTATATGGTCTTAAGGAAAAGGCACTCGAGAAAGCAATTACTGTAAATAAGGAACTCTTAAGTTCAAAAACAATGCCTGCAATTGAACGATATACAGGTGTTGTTTATGACGCTATTGATTACCAAACTTTGAAAAATAAATCTGACTTTGATAAAAAAGTTGTAATTGTATCAGGGTTATTTGGTCTTGTCAGACCTATTAATTTGATTCCTAACTATCGTTTGAAGATTGATAAATTAAAGGCTGCCAAGTTATGGGTAACTTCCAATTCAGAGCAATTAAAAGATAAATTTGTTATTGATTTATTACCGCAAGCACACAAGAAAGCTGTGAAATATGATAATGGAATCGAGGTTGAATTTGTCCTAAAAAAGGCAGGGAAAAAGATGCCTGCAGGTCACCAAGGAAAGCACATTAAAGGTCGATTTGTCAGGTGGCTTATTGAAAAAAACATCACTGACCCAAAGCATTTTAATGATTTTAATGAAGAAGGCTATAAGTGGACTGGTGAAATTTTCTTAAAGGAAGTTTAG
- a CDS encoding tyrosine-type recombinase/integrase, whose translation MGYNWQPSQKFKGVRFHQHESRKHGVKFDRLYGIRYQLGGKRYEHVLGWISEGWTEEKVGLELADIKLQYKKGEKIVSLKDKRVEAKRKKEEEEVKQVTFSSFWEQSYWPAQSYKSSGSLGAESALYRHWICPQIGKTQLIRLEPKNVEKVSSAMFAKNRNPATVKYALAVISQVWNLAKRDGLVLGDSPTQKIKLPKKDNARVRFLTKNEANELLKELQIRSPLTHDIAILSLYCGLRFGEIASLTWQDIDFENEDIYIRDPKAGVNRKAFFINQVREMLTRRHAKPHANAERLFSTIDGGKLVQVSKTFRRIAAEMFNEEVADPRQKVCFHSLRHTFASWHVQHGTDLYTVKELMGHSSFKMTQRYAHLAPDGLRKAVKVLED comes from the coding sequence ATGGGTTATAATTGGCAGCCATCCCAAAAATTCAAAGGCGTTCGATTTCATCAACATGAAAGCCGAAAGCATGGCGTTAAATTCGACCGACTTTACGGCATACGTTACCAGCTAGGAGGCAAGCGATACGAACATGTACTCGGCTGGATTTCTGAAGGATGGACTGAAGAAAAAGTTGGGCTTGAACTTGCTGATATCAAACTTCAGTATAAGAAAGGCGAAAAGATTGTATCCCTGAAAGATAAGCGAGTAGAAGCAAAGCGAAAAAAAGAAGAGGAAGAAGTTAAACAAGTGACCTTCTCCTCCTTTTGGGAACAAAGCTACTGGCCAGCGCAAAGCTACAAGTCTAGCGGATCTCTCGGAGCTGAATCGGCACTCTATAGACACTGGATATGCCCACAAATTGGCAAGACGCAACTTATCAGGCTTGAACCGAAAAATGTTGAGAAAGTATCTTCTGCCATGTTTGCGAAAAACCGAAACCCTGCCACCGTTAAGTATGCTCTGGCGGTAATCTCACAAGTCTGGAATCTCGCTAAAAGAGACGGACTTGTTCTCGGCGACTCCCCTACTCAAAAAATCAAGCTTCCTAAGAAAGATAATGCCCGCGTGCGCTTTCTCACCAAAAACGAAGCGAACGAGCTTCTTAAAGAATTACAGATCCGATCCCCTCTGACCCATGACATAGCTATCCTATCTCTATACTGCGGCTTACGATTCGGAGAAATTGCATCCCTTACATGGCAGGACATCGATTTTGAGAATGAGGATATTTATATTCGAGATCCTAAAGCAGGGGTTAACCGTAAAGCCTTTTTCATTAATCAAGTACGAGAAATGCTAACGCGCAGACACGCTAAACCTCACGCAAACGCAGAACGGTTATTCAGCACCATTGATGGGGGTAAACTTGTACAAGTCTCAAAGACATTCCGCAGAATTGCGGCTGAAATGTTCAATGAAGAAGTGGCAGACCCCAGACAAAAAGTCTGTTTCCATTCACTACGGCATACCTTTGCATCATGGCATGTCCAGCATGGAACGGACCTATACACCGTTAAGGAGCTCATGGGGCACAGTAGCTTTAAAATGACTCAACGCTATGCTCACCTTGCTCCTGATGGACTTAGGAAGGCGGTTAAGGTCTTGGAGGACTAG
- a CDS encoding DUF6088 family protein, which produces MQVSAQINNYIKSIPPGKIITYQDFRDLQKSKPQALAKALERLVKKQVLIRQAKGTFYRPKETIFGKVSPSDEELISFLTRKDDRVTGILTGQSVYLKLQIATQVPNTLTIASITPRKKQTVGKLQVQFVRSYISSIEEKDIPLIELLEALRFIKKAQDCTPDAIVAAVGKRMENLTASELKRLVQFAKAYPPMVRTLCGSLCETIPEGLAKPFLIESLRTTLNPYTKYKLPISETILKNKKSWGIV; this is translated from the coding sequence ATGCAAGTTTCAGCGCAGATAAATAATTATATAAAATCGATCCCACCGGGGAAGATCATCACTTATCAGGACTTTCGAGACTTGCAGAAAAGCAAACCGCAAGCTCTAGCAAAGGCTTTGGAACGTCTGGTGAAAAAGCAGGTTTTAATCCGGCAAGCTAAAGGAACTTTCTACCGCCCAAAGGAAACCATTTTTGGGAAGGTCAGCCCTTCTGATGAGGAACTTATTTCTTTTCTGACACGCAAAGACGATAGGGTTACCGGAATTCTCACCGGACAGTCAGTATATCTCAAACTCCAGATAGCCACGCAGGTTCCGAACACTCTGACCATTGCGAGTATCACTCCTAGAAAAAAACAAACTGTGGGTAAACTGCAAGTCCAATTCGTGCGCAGTTATATTTCATCGATAGAGGAAAAAGACATCCCACTGATAGAGCTGCTCGAAGCTCTAAGGTTCATCAAGAAAGCTCAGGATTGCACACCGGACGCAATTGTTGCTGCTGTCGGGAAAAGGATGGAAAACCTTACAGCAAGCGAATTAAAAAGACTTGTTCAGTTTGCGAAAGCATACCCACCTATGGTTCGAACCCTTTGTGGATCCCTTTGCGAAACCATTCCTGAAGGGTTAGCTAAACCCTTTCTAATCGAGTCGTTGCGTACGACTTTGAATCCATATACGAAATACAAATTGCCAATATCTGAAACTATTCTGAAAAATAAAAAGTCATGGGGTATAGTGTGA
- a CDS encoding nucleotidyl transferase AbiEii/AbiGii toxin family protein produces the protein MKLHESEELFKDAIQATAEHLRLQNIFIEKDYWLTLALYRIAQTDLADATVFKGGTSLSKAYGCIERFSEDVDLAVITDKDRPANQTKKLLKRITTVASVDLKEELEGSSKGSMIRKIYYSYPKSFDGTFGPISNKILLEVNAFAHPSPAQPMPISTYIHDFLKSRGQDEIIKQFDLQPFPFQVLCLERTFTEKVMAIVKASCSETPIESLRQKIRHIYDIHQLMQREEIQTFVDSPDFHELLEVVRKYDQEAPVGDAKWIDMDIAECPIFADTENVWKSLNSAYRDGLGAIVYGELPAEGDVLESLMKIGVICRSN, from the coding sequence GTGAAACTTCATGAATCCGAAGAGCTTTTTAAAGACGCAATTCAGGCCACCGCAGAACACCTCCGCCTGCAAAACATCTTCATTGAAAAAGATTACTGGCTGACATTGGCCCTCTATCGCATTGCCCAGACAGACCTTGCAGATGCGACCGTTTTCAAAGGCGGGACTTCACTTTCCAAAGCATACGGGTGTATCGAACGCTTTTCAGAGGACGTTGACCTTGCCGTCATTACAGACAAGGACCGGCCAGCTAACCAGACAAAAAAGCTACTCAAAAGAATCACCACAGTAGCGAGTGTGGATTTAAAAGAAGAACTGGAAGGCAGCAGCAAAGGTTCCATGATCCGTAAGATCTACTATTCGTACCCAAAGTCATTCGATGGAACATTTGGGCCAATTTCAAATAAAATTTTACTAGAAGTGAATGCCTTCGCCCATCCGTCACCAGCCCAGCCCATGCCGATTTCTACTTATATTCACGACTTTTTGAAAAGCCGTGGGCAAGATGAAATTATCAAGCAATTTGACCTTCAGCCTTTCCCGTTTCAGGTTCTCTGCCTTGAGCGGACTTTCACTGAAAAAGTCATGGCAATAGTCAAAGCATCATGCAGTGAAACTCCTATCGAATCTTTGCGCCAGAAAATCAGACATATCTACGACATTCACCAGCTTATGCAGAGGGAAGAAATTCAAACTTTCGTCGACTCTCCTGATTTCCATGAGCTACTAGAAGTAGTGCGGAAATATGATCAGGAAGCCCCGGTTGGGGATGCCAAGTGGATAGACATGGACATTGCCGAATGCCCTATTTTTGCGGACACAGAAAATGTATGGAAGTCGCTAAATTCTGCGTATCGGGATGGTCTTGGGGCTATTGTTTATGGAGAGTTGCCTGCGGAGGGGGATGTGTTGGAGTCGCTTATGAAGATTGGGGTTATCTGTAGGTCAAATTGA